The Peromyscus leucopus breed LL Stock unplaced genomic scaffold, UCI_PerLeu_2.1 scaffold_944, whole genome shotgun sequence DNA window GCCTTACATATACTCCAGCACTGACTCGCGGGGGAGCCTCGGTGCTGAACGTGACCTTTGACCCCGGGACCTGGACCCTGACGTGGAGCTGCGGAGAGCACGTCACCGTGAAGTCATGCACTGCAACTTTCACCAAGAGTAACGGGAGACTGGGGCGCCTGAAGATCCTGGTCTGTGGTGGGGGGCAGGGTCAGCTGGGGGTCAGGACCAGGGGCAGGCGCGGGCCGGCATCAGGGGTCTTCTGATGACGTCACAACCCCCGCCCATCTCCCCCAGGACCCTGTGTGCCGCTGCCAATTCAAACCCCTGACCCTTCACCTTGGGGTCACGCTGGAGGTCAACGCAACTGTTAATCACACTCGTGTGCATGAGAAGCTGAGATACGTCaacagaggtggggggagggggaaggggtacGGGGTAGGGGTGGCAGGGCCTGGTGCTTGTCAGTCATCATGGGGCCCAGGGGTGGGACGTGGTGCTTGTCAATCACAGAGCCCGTCAATCATAATGACTTTCCATCATGGCATTGGTCACCGCATCCTCATCACTCTCAGGGTGCTGGGGGCTGAGTGGACACAAGTGCTGAGCTCTGTTACTCTGTGCCAGCCCCATCCACAGTGGAAGTAGTTGCTGGTTACTTGGTTAAGGGAGGCCAGgcctgagagacagacagggagagatgATTGGACAATCGATAGATGGATGTGTAATCAGCTCATAGACGATCAGTATATGATCAATAGACAGGTGATAGTCGAGTGACTGACGGggagcaggagacaggaagtgacgtCTGAGAACAGGTGATAGACCCGGTGTGGATTGGTCAGACTGGATGGCTGACATGTGTGCTGACGTCACCGCACGCCTGAGGGAAAGATGTCTACGTTGATGATGAACTTCCGGGGTAAAGATGACATTTAAGGTTGAAAATCCACTTCCGGGTTCATGATGGACTTCCAGGATGATGATAGCCTGTGAGATAAATGTTGAACTTCCAGGTTGATAGTGATTTCTAGGCTATGTAAAGCTGTATTAGgattttcccaggggcctgccctgagaaaatccttcccagagtcctggaGAAGATACTGTGTCCAGcatggggttatctgagggaaaagaatgtATGTAAACCAGTTTCTTAtgtctgtttactttatttctctataacAAACTTaagtctacacagcttcagttctgtcctgacactcagttcctctttgtcccttctttttctgtcctctcatagcCCTAGTAATAACTAAGCACTTATGCTCTCgatctcatctttgtcctctgtttcttcgtcctccatctatccttcctctcctgctctcctgatCTGATTCAAATCCACCTACAGTCTGCAGAACTTTTCCTTGCTCCTTACTCCTCCACCCAAGCCagtctgccttaccatctacagaaactctgccttcctctcttctctctggccagaCCAGGAATTCTGCTTCAGTCTTTACTCTTTTGTCTTCAGTCAGTAGCTCTGGCATGCTACTAGccctgaaggaaagggatggtctcagcttcatttgcacaagaaacaaagctatgcatctatgGTCTGCTTGTCTCCAAGGCTCCATAGGGGTGTTACCTAGTAGATCAGCAGTAAGTCTGAGAAGCTTATACTGTTTACCATAgggcctagtagtatatgagcacacaaaaaattcatagcagaagacaggtgattattaaaagctgaataacaccaaatatccCCTGATAAGTGGCTTCCCTCTAGAAAGATTCCTTGACCTTTCTAGGTATAGTtttaatatacagctgaatctctataatatattcttgggGCCCCCACAGCGCCCTGATGTCACTTTTTCCTTACGCAGGTGCAGAGGGCTCGGCAGCACAGAACCTCACATGCTTCATCCACGATGCGCGTGCAATGACCTGTACCTGGGGGGTGGGGCCCGCGGCGCCTAGGGACATCCAGTACTTCCTGCACATTCGGAACACCACGTGAGCACCAATGTCAAAGCGTGCTGATGGGCGGGGAGAGGGGGCACGGCCTGGGGCCCAGGCTGACTATGATGGGCtgccccccaaaggggtcacatgCTGATGGCATGCCCTGCCTACCTGGGTGATCATGTGCACACGGGCTGCCGCCTGGAGGATCTGACTCTGCTGACACAACATGTGCACGTGACTGTGACCGGATCCAGCCGGACGTGTGACATCATGTTCTATGACATCACGCTGAACACCAAGCTCATAGGTGTGTGATGTCAGGGTGACAGAGAGTATGAGGGGGCTGGACACAGGGTTGAGTGACAGATGTGAGGGGGAGGGACATAGGAGTGATTGACAGCAGAGTGTGACGGGGCTGGACATggcagtgggtgggtggatgaatgacaGGAGAGTGTAAGGGGGCGGGACatggtgtgggagcccacaactgactcagtttcccagtttgaatctgaagtctattctgagtcaaactgggaaactgagtcagttgtgggctcccacaccatGGGGATGAGTGACAGGTGTGTTTGGTAGGGACTCGAGGTACGTGACAGGTGTGAGGGGGTGGATCACGggtgtgagtgacagttgtgagAGGGCAGGAAACAGGTGAGTGacaggtgtgtggggggagatggggatgagtgacaggtgtgtgtggggagatggGGATGAGTGACAGGCGTGAGTGACAGTTGTGAGGAGGCGGATCACTGGCGTGAGTGACAGGTGACCACAGAAGCCTGCCGGTAAATGTCATGTCACTTCCAGTAGGCGGGACATGTTCCTGTCACTCCTTCCTGACCCCGCCCTCCCCTCAGAGCGGCTCAGCCCCCCATGGAACATCTCCGTGGCCTGTAACTCCTCCCACTGCGTGGTCACATGGTCCCAGCCACGGACGTGGAGTCACATGACTTTCTTGGACTTCCAGTATGAGGTGGACATCCAGAGACAGGTGTGCGCCCCGGGGCATCATGGGAAATGGGGCACGGGGCCTCCCCGCCCTCTCCAGTCTGGGAACCCACTTCCAGTTCCGGTCTCTCCTAGAACACAGACCCCGGAAGTGCCAACCCTAAGGTGAGATGACCCGCTGACCCCGGCCTGCGCCCGCTGACCCCGGCCTGCGCCCCGCTGACCCCGGCCTGCGACCCCGCTGACCCCGGCCTGCGGTCCCCGCTGACCCCGTCCTGCGCCCCGCTGACCCCGGCCCGCTGACCCGGCCTGCGGCCCCCGCTGACCCCGGCCCGCTGACCCCGTCCTGCGCCCCGCTGACCCCGGCCCGCTGACCCCGGCCCGCTGACCCCGCTGACCCCGGCCTGCGGCCCCGCTGACCCCGGCCTGCGGCCCCTGCTGACCCCGGCCCGCGGCCCCCCTGACCCGGCCCGCGGCCCCGCTGACCCCGGCCTGCTGACCCCGGCCCGCGGCCCCGCTGACCCCGGCCTGCTGACCCCGGCCTGCGGCCCCCTGACCCCGGCCTGCGCCCCGCTGACCCGGCCTGCGGCCCGCTGACCCCGGCCTGCTGACCCCGTCCTGCTGACCCCGGCCCGCGGCCCGCTGACCCCGGCCTGCGCCCCGCTGACCCCGGCCTGCGCCCCGCTGACCCCGGCCGCTGCCCGCTGACCCCGGCCGCTGACCCCGGCCCGCTGCCCGCTGACCCCGGCCCGCGGCCCCCTCGCTGTGCCGGGGTCACACGCAGGACCCCACCCCCGTCCCCCACAGGTGTGCATCTCCAGTGAGCCGGAGAACAGATACGAGTTCCCGAGCCCCGCGCCCAGGCCGGGCCACGTGGTCCGCGTGCGTGCCGGGGACGTGCGCAGCGCCCGCTGGAGCGCGTGGAGCCCCGGCGTGGCCTTCGGTGAGCGCATGCGCGTCCACCCTTCCCGAGACACTGCCCTTTGACCCCGGCCATCTCCGGTCTAACCCCTCCCGCTCGCTCGCAGGCTCTGAGGACCCCGGGGTCCCCACGCTGCACGTGTACCTGACGGTGGTGACTGTGACCCTACTGTGCGCCTTGGGCCTCGGGCTGGCATGCAAGAGGTAAGCAGAGGCCGGGGCATGACCACGATGGCGCCAGTGGACACGTGACTGGTGATGGATGGGCGAGGGGGCGGTCTAAGGGGCATGAGTGATGGGTGAGACGCCCAGCGTGCCCTGCTTGCTCCTGCCTGACCTTAAAGTTCCAAGTCAACCTCTaacccctgacccctgacccccgACTCCGTAGGTTCGTCAGGATCCAGGAACTTTTCCCCCAGATCCCGGAAATCAAGGACAAAATCACCGATGATGACAGAGTCAACCCGGAGGTCAGAGGTTACgcctgcagggtgggggtgggggaggctggcgCTCCTGTCAGTCAAATGTTGGACACGCCCACAGCCATGCCCACTCGGGAAACCCTGAGTCCCTCCCTGCTGGACTCAGGATGACCCCCAGTGACCCCAGCTGACCCCCAGTGACCCCAGCTGACCTCCTCTGACTCCCACTGACTCTGGTTAACCCCAGTTGACCCTGCTAACCCCTATGAACCCGGTTGACCCCTGCTGACCCCAGTTGACCCCAGCTGACCTTCATTGCCCCCCACTGACCCCTTTTAACCTCTCTGACTCGATTTGACCCCAACTGACCTCCACAACCCCAGTTGATCCCCCTGACCCTGGTTGACCCCAGCTGACTGCCCCTGACCCCCTTTACCCTGGTTGACCCCCTGACCCCGGCTGACCCCTAACCCCGCCCTCTGCTCCCCCCAGACCCTCAGGAAGGACTTACTGCTGCAGACCGAGGAGGCCGACTAGGCTGTGACGTCAGCAGGAAGTTCTGCCCACACTGCAGGAACACGTGGGCAGCTCCACGACACCCGGAAGTAGTTTTGAATCTAAAGCTGTTTTTCTCTCGTTTGTggctttttttattaaatcagaAATTAACGTCAGCATGACGTCACTGTCACGTGTCGGGCCTGCGGCCTGTGAGGGGCACAgttggggtgggaggggctgACCAGGATGTCAGGTGCGCGACATGTCACCACGTCAGTCACCTGGGGTGGGCGTGTCTGTGATGTCATCCTGTCAGTCACCTTGGTGGGCGTGTCTGTGAGGTCATCCTGTCAGTCACCTGGGGTGGGCGTGTCTGTGAGGTCATCCTGTCAGTCACCTTGGTGGGCGTGTCTGTGAGGTCATCTTGTCAGTCACCTGGGGTGGGCGTGTCTGATGTCATCCTGTCAGTCACCTTGGTGGGCGTGTCTGTGAGGTCATCCTGTCacctgggtgtgggtgtgtctgtgacaTCATACGCTCACATGATTCCAAGCGAGATGGGGATTACTCAGAGCTCACAGCCTGGGCAAGCTGGACACCCGGGCCTCCCAGGAAGGGTCCCCGGGGGTCATGTGACCCACTCGGTCTGGCTGGCTAGGGGGTTGATTGACAGCAGAAAGGGAAGCTGAGGCCCTGGGCGGCAGGTGATTGACAGGTGGCTCTGGACTTCTGGTCTGGGCCAGTAAGGCCGGATGTGACGGACTGCGGGGCACAGGCCTGTTGGAccctgggacagacagacagatggaccaACGGAGCTTGGCGGGCCAGTGGGACCAGTGAGATCCACTAGGGAGGCCTCCGTGTCCGGGCGTCGGGGTCGGCCATGATGTGGGCTCTGGTGAGCTCAGGTTAGCCCTGCCCTGCGTGACTCTGCCATCACGCCCGCCCCAGAGCCCTGGACTAACGGCCTGCACAGTCCTCCAGGAGGGCGGAGGGCAGTGCTGCTGACATGGTGAGAGGGGGGTCATCGGGAGGGAGCCCAGGCTAGACTCCGGTGTGAAGGCTAGACCTGGGGGTGTCCAGTGCGTTCCGACATTGTCCCGCCTTCAAGGCCATGATGGACAGGCGAAGTTTCTGGTCAGTCAGTGAACCCCAAGATGGCAGGCTGGAGGCTGAGGTCACACTGAGGGACCGGAAGTTGCAGGTGTGGTCCCGTCGCCAGGACATTGATTGACAGGCACAGCGGCAGTTGATGCAGTTCTCCACCCACTGGCTGGAAGTTTTCAGTCCTGGGAGGAGGAAGCGATTGGGTGTCAGTTAATGAATCCCAAGATGGTGGCCAGGAGGCTGACCTCACACTGCCGACCGGAATCTGCAGACGCGGGATTGCCCTTTGCGAACCTGACCCTTGGTGCCAGGAGGAAGCCTGGCATATGGAATGCCGCTGCTGACATCACAGGGCAGACGTGCTGCGTCATCACCCCGGAGCTCtggtgaggaggaggggaggtgcagggaagaggggccaGGGAGAAGCACACCCCgaacccagggccagtgagagacacaccctgaacccagggccagtgagagacacaccctgaacccagggccagtgagacacaccctgaacccagggccagtgagaagcacaccctgaacccagggccagtgagagacacaccctgaacccagggccagtgagagaagcacaccctgaacccagggccagtgagaagcACACCCCgaacccagggccagtgagagacacaccctgaacccagggccagtgagagacacaccccgaacccagggccagtgagagaaacacaccctgaacccagggccagtgagagaagcacaccctgaacccagggccagtgagaagcacaccctgaacccagggccagtgagagaagcacaccctgaacccagggccagtgagagaagcacaccctgaacccagggccagtgagagacacaccctgaacccagggccagtgagagacacaccctgaaccaggccagtgagaaacacaccctgaacccagggccagtgagagaagcacaccctgaacccagggccagtgagagaagcatgttgatgtatccaaccgtcttattaaataagaaacacagaaacaatgtaaaagagaaagccgaaagagacctacttcctgtctgttcattttttttatagtatgttgttctgccttctcattggttgtaaacccaaacacatgactgcctcgtcactgtctgaatgtacagccccctaggtcttaaaggcatatgtctccaatgctggctatatccctgaacacacagagatcttatgggattaaaggcgtgtgccaccaccgccacactcttgctatggctctaatagctctgacccccggacaactttatttattaacatacaatcaaaataatatttcagtacaattagattaccaccacatttccccttttctattttaataaaaagaacaaaagcaaaaggttataactaacaaaagaaaaactatatacaaagtacaataactatatacaatatatacaagtaataaatacctaaacaggtatttgacaaatcagagaaaataattccattatctatcctattttggtaattccaagatgtatctaatgtactttctatcctaattaattttcaactataactaactaatcttcaaccataactaactaatcttcaactccctcagagacccaagaagggaat harbors:
- the LOC114682475 gene encoding granulocyte-macrophage colony-stimulating factor receptor subunit alpha-like isoform X1: MPTPRAASLCRALLCAALLQASGSRAQELPALTRGGASVLNVTFDPGTWTLTWSCGEHVTVKSCTATFTKSNGRLGRLKILDPVCRCQFKPLTLHLGVTLEVNATVNHTRVHEKLRYVNRGAEGSAAQNLTCFIHDARAMTCTWGVGPAAPRDIQYFLHIRNTTGHMLMACPAYLGDHVHTGCRLEDLTLLTQHVHVTVTGSSRTCDIMFYDITLNTKLIERLSPPWNISVACNSSHCVVTWSQPRTWSHMTFLDFQYEVDIQRQNTDPGSANPKVCISSEPENRYEFPSPAPRPGHVVRVRAGDVRSARWSAWSPGVAFGSEDPGVPTLHVYLTVVTVTLLCALGLGLACKRFVRIQELFPQIPEIKDKITDDDRVNPETLRKDLLLQTEEAD
- the LOC114682475 gene encoding granulocyte-macrophage colony-stimulating factor receptor subunit alpha-like isoform X2 produces the protein MPTPRAASLCRALLCAALLQASGSRAQELPGAEGSAAQNLTCFIHDARAMTCTWGVGPAAPRDIQYFLHIRNTTGHMLMACPAYLGDHVHTGCRLEDLTLLTQHVHVTVTGSSRTCDIMFYDITLNTKLIERLSPPWNISVACNSSHCVVTWSQPRTWSHMTFLDFQYEVDIQRQNTDPGSANPKVCISSEPENRYEFPSPAPRPGHVVRVRAGDVRSARWSAWSPGVAFGSEDPGVPTLHVYLTVVTVTLLCALGLGLACKRFVRIQELFPQIPEIKDKITDDDRVNPETLRKDLLLQTEEAD